Proteins co-encoded in one Pseudorhizobium banfieldiae genomic window:
- a CDS encoding LysR family transcriptional regulator codes for MRNLTLRQLRSIVRIAEEGKIASAAKYLGVTAPAVTLQLQALEEELGTSLFDRTTAGMRPTAAGLAAIDAAHAIEEQLLLLAERIDAIRGVRRGHLRLGVVSTAKYFAPRIIAEFGREFPGLDIDLKVGNRAEIIGALSDHAVDIALMGRPPKNIPVRAQVFGDHPLVIISAPDHPLAGARDISRERIAKERFLVREPGSGTRISLEVFFAPVPSKLENIGSEMGSNETIKQAVMAGLGVAFISAHTIEAEVQAGRLRVLDVEGTPIRRQWFAVSRSDRSPTSAGEAFLTFLSQKGAQYLPLALPLYRRVELPT; via the coding sequence ATGAGGAACCTGACACTAAGACAGTTGCGGTCCATCGTTCGGATCGCGGAAGAGGGGAAAATCGCGAGTGCCGCCAAATATTTGGGTGTCACTGCTCCTGCAGTGACACTGCAGCTTCAGGCCTTGGAGGAGGAGCTTGGCACGTCGCTCTTCGACCGCACGACTGCCGGCATGCGTCCGACTGCCGCAGGACTTGCTGCGATTGATGCCGCCCATGCGATCGAGGAACAACTCCTCCTGCTCGCCGAGCGCATCGATGCAATTAGGGGCGTCCGGCGCGGCCATCTGCGGCTGGGGGTGGTCTCGACCGCAAAGTATTTCGCACCCAGAATTATTGCAGAGTTTGGCCGGGAGTTTCCCGGGCTGGACATCGACCTGAAGGTCGGAAACCGGGCCGAAATAATTGGTGCATTATCGGACCATGCCGTAGACATCGCGCTGATGGGCCGCCCGCCGAAGAACATTCCGGTCCGTGCCCAGGTGTTCGGCGACCATCCCCTAGTCATCATCAGCGCGCCCGACCATCCTCTTGCCGGTGCACGTGACATTTCCCGGGAACGGATAGCAAAGGAGAGGTTTCTGGTTCGAGAGCCTGGATCGGGAACTCGTATTTCGCTGGAGGTGTTCTTCGCCCCGGTCCCCTCCAAGCTGGAGAATATCGGCAGCGAGATGGGGTCGAACGAAACGATCAAGCAGGCGGTGATGGCCGGGCTAGGCGTCGCCTTCATTTCTGCCCACACGATCGAAGCGGAAGTCCAGGCGGGTAGGCTTCGGGTGCTCGACGTGGAAGGTACGCCAATCCGGCGCCAGTGGTTTGCTGTCTCGCGCTCCGACCGCAGCCCCACATCAGCCGGTGAAGCCTTTCTGACGTTCCTATCCCAGAAGGGTGCGCAATACCTTCCCCTCGCATTACCGCTCTACCGGCGGGTTGAACTCCCGACCTGA